A genomic stretch from Triplophysa dalaica isolate WHDGS20190420 chromosome 4, ASM1584641v1, whole genome shotgun sequence includes:
- the usp2b gene encoding ubiquitin carboxyl-terminal hydrolase 2 isoform X4 — MPSIRQSYTVTVPEEPPASVFPFIKPDLRRKSPTMSRSMLVSTFMGLLINQAKNSKHAQGLVGLRNLGNTCFMNSILQCLSNTHDLRDYCLRNTHRVDLNNNCRAKVALMEEFAKLTQTLWTSASNEAISPSDFKMQIQKYAPRFVGYNQQDAQEFLRFLLDGLHNEVNRVTVKSKAPGEDFDHLSDDEKSKRMWNKYLESEDSKVVDLFVGQLKSTLTCSECGYCSTVFDPFWDLSLPITKTSGEVSLMDCLRLFTKEDVLDGNERPTCHRCKARRKCTKKFTIQKFPKILVLHLKRFSECRVRTGKLSTFVSFPLKDLDLREFASNNCINTVYNLYAVSNHTGTSLGGHYTAYCRSPCTGEWYTYNDSRVSPMSSSQVRSSDAYVLFYESAVSSRM; from the exons ATGCCGAGTATAAGACAGTCGTACACGGTGACTGTCCCGGAGGAGCCGCCGGCATCGGTCTTCCCTTTCATCAAACCGGATCTGCGCAGAAAGAGTCCGACCATGTCCCGGTCTATGCTGGTGTCCACGTTCATGGGTCTTCTCATTAACCAGGCTAAG AACTCGAAGCACGCTCAGGGTCTGGTGGGCCTCAGGAATCTAGGGAATACT TGTTTCATGAACTCCATACTTCAGTGTTTGAGCAACACTCACGATCTGAGGGATTACTGTCTGCGGAACACACACCGCGTCGACCTCAACAACAACTGCAGGGCTAAAGTGGCACTGATGGAGG aGTTCGCCAAACTCACTCAGACTCTTTGGACGTCAGCTAGCAATGAGGCCATCAGCCCATCAGACTTCAAAATGCAGATCCAGAAATACGCCCCTCGATTCGTGGGCTACAA TCAACAAGACGCTCAGGAGTTTTTGAGGTTTCTGTTGGATGGACTTCATAATGAAGTCAACAGAGTGACAGTGAAATCCAAAGCCCCGGGGGAAGACTTCGATCATCTCTC GGACGATGAGAAAAGCAAAAGAATGTGGAACAAGTACCTGGAGAGTGAGGACAGCAAAGTAGTGG ATCTCTTTGTCGGTCAGCTGAAGAGCACATTGACATGCAGCGAGTGCGGTTACTGCTCAACTGTCTTCGATCCTTTTTGGGATCTGTCTCTTCCTATCACAAAg ACCTCTGGAGAAGTGAGTTTGATGGATTGCCTTCGTCTTTTCACAAAAGAGGATGTATTAGATGGCAATGAGAGACCG ACATGCCACAGATGTAAAGCCAGACGGAAATGCACGAAGAAATTTACGATTCAGAAATTTCCCAAAATCCTGGTGCTTC ATCTGAAACGATTCTCAGAGTGTCGTGTCAGAACCGGCAAACTGTCCACGTTTGTCAGCTTTCCTCTCAAAGACCTGGACCTCAGGGAATTTGCCTCCAATAACTGCA TTAACACGGTGTATAATCTGTACGCTGTGTCGAATCACACCGGGACGTCTTTGGGTGGACATTACACAGCGTACTGCCGCAGTCCCTGTACAGGAGAGTGGTACACCTACAATGACTCCAG gGTGAGCCCCATGTCGTCCAGCCAGGTGCGCAGCAGCGATGCGTATGTTCTCTTCTACGAATCTGCAGTCTCATCACGAATGTGA